The Pseudonocardia broussonetiae DNA segment CCTCGGCCGTGGCGGCCGTCGGGGCGGGCATCGGGTGCGTGCTGCTGCTCGTGCTGCCCGGGTCGGTGTTCGACGCGGTCGTGCCGGTGCTGGTGCTGCTGGCCAGCGCGGTGATGGCGCTGGGCCCGTGGATCAAGCGCCGCATCGGGACGCCCGACGCCGGCGCGCCCGACCGCAACGCCGGCCTGCTCGCCGCCGTCTTCCTCGCCGCGATCTACGGCGGCTACTTCGGCGGCGCGCTGGGCGTCATCCTCATCGCGACGCTCTCGCTGTGCGTCGGCGACCACCTGCGCCGCGTCAACGCGCTCAAGGGCCTGCTGTCGCTGGTGATCGCCACGGTGACGGTCGCGGTCTTCGCGTTCGGCGCGCCCGTCGACTGGCTCGCGGTCGCGCTGCTCGCCCCCACCACGCTGGTCGGCGGCTTCCTGGGCGCCCGCGTGGCGCAGCGCCTGCCGGAGAGCGTGCTGCGCTGGGCCGTCGTCCTGCTCGGCCTCGGCGTCGG contains these protein-coding regions:
- a CDS encoding sulfite exporter TauE/SafE family protein, with the translated sequence MIDVSSPAALVFLLVAGLLAGAVNAVAGGGSLLVFPALLAVGFPPLAANVTNSVAQWPGYLGIVAGARKDLRGQGRRIALTSAVAAVGAGIGCVLLLVLPGSVFDAVVPVLVLLASAVMALGPWIKRRIGTPDAGAPDRNAGLLAAVFLAAIYGGYFGGALGVILIATLSLCVGDHLRRVNALKGLLSLVIATVTVAVFAFGAPVDWLAVALLAPTTLVGGFLGARVAQRLPESVLRWAVVLLGLGVGIALLLT